The sequence TTTTTGCTGTGATGTTTTCTGCAAGACCCTGTAACTGGTTTTTAGTGTAACAATAAGAAtctacagaataaaaagcatttttattttttaatcttctggCAGGATTCAAGCATGATATAGCTGTCTTCCTCAGAGATATAACATGAGCATGGTATGTGCAGACTTCTGGGATGTGGGAACAAGAACCAGTACAAGAGGAATTCAACTTCTGTTGTCTATCCAGTGAATAACACAGCAGGACGAAGCTGTCTCAGAACTTAACAGCTATTAAAGCAGGGATCTAAGAGACCAAAGTTAGCTTAATTCTTGCTTAAATGACAGGTTTCATGTGAAATGATATGTTATTAGGAACCATGTAGGCTTGAACAGTGAAGCACTGATCTATCATGTAGACCTTGTCTGTAGTACTTGTGCCAGGAAGAAGGGAGCCTGATAGTCTTTGCATATCCAAGTCTGGCAAAAGCAATTGGAAAGGTTTTCAGAGGTGGTGTGAAAGGGTAACTTTATAAAGCAAATGATCTCATTACTTCTCTCCTTGTTCCTTAACCAATGTAATTAATATCCAAATGTTCCCTAAGATTAGTTTTATTTCCTGCCCAACTAGCTGACAGACACTGCTGAGATTTGAATTCACAGCAGGCGAGAGCAGATGGCTACCTTCGGTAACAGATTACTGCATCAAGGCGTACAAACTGTCCAGCTTTGTCTCAATAAACTTCCACATATGATttataaagtgaaaataatagaataaatCCATGATGCCTATAATGAGAATCATATTACAGCTCTGCTTAAAGCACTAGAATTATCTAAACAGTTATCATGTACTTGTGCTGATCTTCAAATCTTATCAGGCAAGAAAGCATTGCCTGGAAAATGATTAGTCTTCTCTTTGCTATTAGTtcctctcatttcatttttattgaacCAATAAAACTTAAGTAGAGATTTCCAATACATATAGCTTCTATTGAACTTCTGGCAAACATATTAAAGTGTTATAGTTCACACTAACAAGGCGGttacttgtttgtttggggCTTTTTACATAAGTAAAGAAGTCCCTCTGTAAAGTTTCATACCTGCAAGTCCATAATGCAAATTCTGTACTCTAacttgtatatatatgtattaaaacaaacaaacaaacaaacaaaagccaaccaaccaaccaaacaaacaaaaacaaacaaacaaacaaaaaaacattgtttcaggaaaagaaaagtagtTGTAGGATCATGCATACACATCCAGCATAGCAGATAAACTAGGTTATTTGAGATCATAAATTGCAAGTAAAACTTGCATAGAACGGCTGATGagaaatagaatcatagaatcattaaggttggaaaagacctccaagatcatctggtccaaccatcaccctaccactaaaccatgtccctaaacaccacgtccaacctttccttgaacacccccagggacggtgactccaccagctccctgggcaacctgttctaacacctgactactctttctgagaagaaatgtctcctaatttccaacctaaacctcccctggagcaacttgaggccattccctctagtcctatcactagttacctgtgagaaaaggctgacccccagctcccacagcttcctttcaggtagctgcagagagcaataaggcgtcccctgagcctcctcttctctggacCCAGTCTCTTCTCTGGacccctcctcttctcttcaaCCCCAGtaccctcagctgctcctcataggacttgtgttccagcctcttcaccagcttcgtagcccttctctggacatgctccagggcctcgatgtgCTTCGTGTACTGTGGGGCCcgaagctgaacacagtactcgaggtgcggcctcactaGAGCAGAGAACAGGGtgacgatcacctccctggtcctgctggctacactattcctgatacaagccagggtgctgttggccttcttggccacctgggcacactgctggctcatgttcaggcaagcattgaccaacacccccagatccttttcctctgtacagctttccagccactctgccccaagcctgtagcgctgcgTAGGGTTGTTGTGACtaaagtgcaggacccagcacgtagccatgttgaacctcatcccactggcctctgcccattgacccatcctatccaggtccctctgcagggccttcctaccctccagcatAAATTCATCATAAAAGAGGGCAAGGCTTTTTACAGTACATAGCAGCTCCACCTGAAGCTGCAGAATGACTTAAGaaagaattaatatttctaGCATGCTGCATCATTATTTGCTTAGTAAAGAAATGTGGCGTGTGGCCCTGTGTAAAAGGTGTCTATTGGTATTGCTTACATTTTATTGAGGAGGGTCATTCCTTGTGCATTTGGAAGCacttatatatttattcttctggAAGCTCACATTACTTTGGGTGCTGAAGACTGAGGTGCAGAGTGGTTTATAACTCTGTGAGTTGGAGGGGGAGTCCTGTCTTCTGCAAAATTTGGGTTGTTTTCCTGGTGAGTGGTACCATCTCACCAGGTACCCTGGCTTTACTGAGAGCAATAGCTAAGCCTGCTGGGATGCCttggaaagcagccctgtgcAATAGCCAACCTTCTCTTCTgccctttctctcctctgttttgATATGTTCAGTGCTTTGTTTCCCTCATTTTGTACTTgaaggtttgggttttttgctCTCTGTGAGCCGTGTCTCTGTGTGAGAGGGAGGGCTGTAATCTCTTGTGTGGTTCTGTGGGCTAATGGTAATTTCCTGTTAGTGTTGTGGAGAACAGTGAGAATACCACAGTGTAAGTTACTTTCTGGaaaattaaagatttctttGCAACTGTAACAGAGACAGCCTAAATTTCCAGGTTTAAAGAATGAGGGGAAGgttttagtattttgttttgttttgttttgttttgttttgttttttaagttaaaagCTGAAGTTAGGATAAATTCTGTTTGCCCACCTGCAACAGTTTCCTATACAATTAGcttaatgttttctgaagatgtgAAGCAGAGGTGGCgcagaaaaatgttatgtaGCAGCTTAAAGATTGTAGTTTCCGAAGATGGTGTTTTTACTCTCTAATTCAACAGTAGCTGACCACAGTGAATATCTAATTTAGTGTTGTTTTGGCTTGTATTTATGCAGTTTGCTTAGAACTGAGCAGTGTCTATTTCTGGCACATAcaaaagcatgtgttttttgttgttgttgtttctatcACAGACTTACCCTCAGCAAACTTAAGCAATTACAACATCACCGTGGTAGAAGGAAAGAGCATCACATTGTACTGTGACACTACTGGAGGGCCACCCCCTAATGTGTCCTGGGTGCTCACTAATTTTGTTTCAAACCATGAGGTAAGTTTCATATTCAAAGAAGTGATAATTCCTGTACAGATATCTGCTGATGGATTGAACAAAGTTCATGTCCAGCTTTAGTTAACTTCTTATCAAAAAGATGAAATAGAAGATTGATTTTGgactttaatttatttcccaGTTTCTTTCAATCCAGGGCAGCTATTGCAGTGCTTTTGGAAAATGGCAAACACTTGTTACTTCAGATTTGTAAATGAAAGTGCAGTAATTTCTTGGGGTTAACATAGTGAATAAAGACACTGAAGCAAAAGTTCTTTCTCAGTATGACATATACCTGTACAGAAAGAATATCTCTTACCTACCCAAGGCATGAAAAAAGCTTTAAGTTgttaatttattatattttcaagcCAAAACCTTCATGTCCATATTAACTGTTGGTTGGACAATTTTGTTTGTCAGCAttaattgttttgtgttttgtttcactttccttcaagaaaacaaagtaactACAGAGAGTCAAGAAAGTTAAGGTGaaggttttattaaaaagattttttttttattgaagtaTGTAGATGTTACCTCAACAAAGCCAGAGAGAgtgggaattttattttctgagaactTTGTGTTATATGCCCTTTCCTTGGACTGTATGCACAATGGAGATAGACAGTCCATTCTGATGGAGTTATTCATAAGAAGTGTTTAACCAGGTGCAGCTGCTGACCCCTTAAATTGCCATAATTTTCATGGTGCAAGGCCTTCTGTTATTTACAATTTCATGTCATTGGCTACCCTGTATTCATGAGGGTGCAGACAACCTAAAGCTTTCTGGTCTGTACAAGTGTGGGATGTGTACTTCTAAAACTATTCCTACAGTGTGAGAATGCCAGGACCTCTGGGCTGTCTTTACCTTTGTACTTTCTGCCCTGAGGTCATTATATTGGGCCGTATAGATAGGATTTGATTAGCATGTCTCTCAGCTTCCATAAGAAAGAATTCTAGAGAGCtctagttttatttctaaaattttctcTAATCGGGAAAACTACCCAAAGGCACCAGTCATcataaagaacaagaaattaaaacagtttggGGAACTTATGCCaagttgtgctttttctttttcttcttctttttcctttttttagtTATGAGACAAAACAAATGTGGGATGCTGTTCAAAAAGTGAgatcacttcattttttaaccCTCCTATCGTTCAAATGCCATGTTCAGTTTTCTTCAAGCTTTCCAGAAATACTCTGTCCTGGCATAACTTCATGTGTGAGATTTCGGTGGGTCTCATAATATAGGCTGGCTACAACCTTAGCTGTGGAGCACGGTAGTCTTTTCGGTAGCAGAAGAATGAGTGCTTTTTAAGCCTCATTCGCAACtatccttcccttctccatgagtgttgtttttttggtttcctttctCTCACTTTCATATCTGTGTTGCTGACTCCCTTTTCTTCACCTCCTATGCTGcttttgcctgctttttctctctttcctgttttacaAAGAGAAATGTTAACAGAAGTTAAAACTATACTCTAGTCCTACATTTCAccatatgattattttttatgctgGTATATAAATTTGTTTATGTCAGATTTTTCTTGCTATAGGTTTCAGCCCTTAATCCACTATTGAAGCCCTCTGCTCTGAATCCAGCTTTAAGCAGTTCTCACCTCTGAGAGCTGCACATAGAGAAATATGCAGTGGGCTTTTTGGCTTTTCCACACTGCCTGATTGATATCACAGATTGATATCAGTGTCACACTGATATCAATGTCACACTGATATCAATGGGGCATTTAACTCAAGTGGGGTTTAGATGGGACCTCGAGGTTCAAACTTCTGGTCCTGTATGCAGGAGTGTCCCCACATGTCCCCACTGACTGCTGCTGAAAGTCACTGTGGTTTTATACTTGCAGGGCATTATCTTTTTGTCTACTGTGCAACACTGACGCATACATGTACActaagaaaagtatttcaaaaggagttttttaaaaaggatacTAATTATTGTATGTTTTCTGAATatgttttggttctttttcattttaagaatgtAGTCttgcattttatgaaaaattcaAGTATGGAAATAGTAGTTATTTGGAGATCACACGAACGACTCAGTTTAAGAAAACAGTGTCTTTAACAACTAGCTTTGctagctgttttttgttttgttttgttttgttttttaatgattcGGCCCTATGCACTTTATGCAGTGTAGCATAGCTGCATATTTAATATGGCATTTCAGGTTGTAAATGTGCCGTGAGCTTTCTAAGAATCACAAGAATCAAGAGTTCTAAGATTCATAATTCTTATCTTAATTAGCCTTATTGCTCGAACACATAAAATATTACTTGGACAGTAGCTTATAGGTATTAGAAGGGATGTAATTTCTCATAAATTGTTTACAAGAGGAAGAAGCTTTCAAGAGAAATTTGGCtaaggaggagggagaagacaCACAGTTGTCACAGTGCAGTAGAGCTCAGAAGGCAGCAGTGGAAAAGATACCATGCTTAATAGCAAAGAGACAAAAGGCAATAAAGAAGGACTGAACAGAATataggggaggaggaaaaattcAAGCGGACTGGAGATGGACCATATAAATAAGtcatgaaatggaagaaagggaTAAGCAAGGGCGTGGATGAAtaagaagacatttttctagAGGGGAAGTGTttagaaaaggcagaaagtgaAAGGAACAAGACAGAGAAATGGACAAGTGCAGTGTTTGCAGCAGGACTACACTTTTGGAACTTCAGCCACCGATGGTTCTGTCTTTTGTGTCTATTGGGTAAGGTGCCAAAGTAACATTTCGATTAATTACAGACCGATGGAGctaaagggaagggaaaacgAAAAATGCTGTTGAGCTGTGGCCAATGAttccctgcctctcccttgTTTCTTTAGGCTTCAGTTGACACATATATGTTTTTCTGACCATTTGTAGAGTGACACAAGTAAGAATCCTGCTTCGCTAACAATAAAGAACGTCTCATCCATGGACAGTGGGCTGTGGATTTCATGTGTGGCAGAGAACATTGTGGGAGAGGACCAAGCCTCTGCTGAGCTCACGGTATTCTGTACGTACACAGGCCTCCATGCAGCTCATAAGGCCAAACTGCATTAGTAACAGCTATTTTGGTTACAAATATTTTGAGGGCGCACAGgttgcagaaacagaaacatcttttaagCACGTGAACTATCTACTGCTGTTAATAACGGGAATAGCTCAATCAGCAGTTGTTGAATTTATCTTCTGCTCCGAGTTtgtaaaaaaatacttttctaaatgCTTTATCTTCCGGTTAGAACAACCTGTAAGCAATGGTCTGAGAGCCAAAGTCCTCAGTGGGACCGTCAGTGTGGGAAGGTTTGTAATGGTGTGCGTATATGTACACACTATTTTAGGAATTAAGAAGTGTGAATGCATCAAAAGGGTCATAGAGTTAATTATAAAGAGACTACAAATATTAAAGGTTTTTTTATCTAAATAAACAACTGGTTTGTTCAAAAAATAACACACTTGCAACATTTGTACTGCCAGATGTAAATTTATTTGTCATAGCTTTGAATAATGTACTTATTTGTCAGGGCcaaggaagggggaagggacATGTAATATGGAGACACTGGCTTCTTAGATCTAAGATTCCAGCCTGAATTCATTTTGTGTGAACAAGGCAGCATGTTTTCACAAGTTGCAGTCTTCTGTTCAACTGAAGTTGGGAATGGAACGCTTTGTAGATGGCAAACTTTGTTCAGCATGTGCTCATGACagagaaaactagaaaaaacaCTATAGATGTACCTCAAATGGTTTGTAGGTTGAAATTGGATATGTAATAGCTATGGGAAGGAACATAAACTAGAAATGTTTGAACAGCGTAAATGAGATTCTGAGCTTGGCACTGTTATGAGTGATAAAAGGGAGTGTAACTAGACAAAATTGGATGCAGTTAAGAATAAATATCAAGCAAAATTTCCCAATAGTGAAATAATGGGCAAGGTGTTGTAATAGTCTCCTGAGGGAAACAGAACAAGTCTGTAAACTTGAGGCATTTAGCAGTTTTGAAcaaataatgagaaaatgtaTAGTAGAAAATGGTCCTTCCCTGTCAGAAGAATCCAGGGAATGAAGTCATCTGTTCTGGctttgattctgtgaagaaaatcatCTGAAAGTTTGGATTCCTGGCTGAGGATATTTCCAGTACTGCTTGCTTTGGGccaacttttaaatattttcaatactgttctgttctttcagcACTCCTCTGcaccatttttttcagctaaaagtaaaaagtaaagcTAAAATCACTCTCTCTCCCATCTCAGTGATTCAGTAACTGAACTTCCCACACCTTGCAGAGTGTGGGATTTAAGTGGTGTTCAGTCTTTGTCTGAaactggtttgttttgtttctttctgaagaatggCTTAATTTCAGTTGTGAATGTAGTACCCGAGGCAGAGCCAGTGAGTGTCCTGTGTGAGTGTCCTGCAAATAGGTATAATTCCTACAAGTAACATGCTTTTGTAcctttgaatgaaaaatacttcCCTGATAACTTGAAGGGCTGGGGAAAATGGCTTGTTCAAGATATTCTGATGTTCTTCACTCTTTTTTCCAATATAGTTGCACCAAATATCACATTTATTGAGTCTCCAACCCCGGACCACCACTGGTGTATTCCATTCACAGTGAAAGGGAACCCTAAGCCCACATTGCAGTGGTTCTATGAAGGGGCTATACTGAATGAGTCTGAATACATCTGTACTAAAATACATGTTATCAATCAAAGTGAATACCACGGCTGCCTTCAGCTGGACAACCCTACACACCTGAATAATGGTGCTTATACCTTACTGGCAAAGAATGAGtatggagaagatgaaaagCGGGTTGATGCTCATTTCATGTCAGTGCCTGGAGATGGTgagtataatttattttttttccagtgttagTAGTTGCAAATTGATGGGATTGTGGAGACAGTGCTCCTGGCCAGCTTAACagattttcaggaaatattttatatgctttttttttttttttcctctgaataagTGTTgtcaaaatcagttttaaaataatgctttcctttaaagttttcttcttgtttattGCTTCTCAAGGCAGGCCATGCTACTGCTCTCTAAATCCTTCCTTTGGGTAATCGTTCTCAGTGTCAGCTAAGGCTAGTGAAAGGCGgctgcttctgaaatgtttcctcaAGCCTCAGTTCTGATCTGGAAAGCAACGAGTGCCCGTTCAACCACTCCACAGGTTTTCTACACTATGTGTGAATGCAGCTAGGTAGTGTATCCAAGGCCACGGAGATGCCTACATTAGCGCCTAGTGCCTTGTGGCAAAATCAGTAATGCAGTCCAGTGGGTTGACGATAATACCTTGTCTAGAACACCAGAGGGagctggagagaaaacaggTAGTCCAGAGGTAGGATGGTCAAAGTCTCAGGCCCTCACAGGCATTTTGATGTCCAATTCCCATTCATTTCAGTTAAGGCTGGGGACCTACATGCCTAGGAATATCCATGCTCAAGATGGTTGCTGTTAAATATCTGCATCTTCTGCTCTAGAGGCTCTGCCTCAGCCATTCTGAATGTATGAGAGCAGACTCAAGGTAGACTAACTCAATGAACTGCAGGGACTCCTGTCAGTGATTAATGTTCACTGTGGTGTGGTAGTTCACCACATCGTCAAAACCATATGTGAAGTGACTGTAAGGGTAAGAAGGTATACGTGCAAATGTATTGTTTCATGTAGAAAAACCTCTGAGTGTACCTTGCACAGCAAGAGTGGAAATACAGGCATGTTTTGGTGCAAATAATTGCAcaattgtatttgaaaatatgagcATATATCTACGTTTGGTTTTTTAATCACAGGATATAAAAAGCCGtcttttctgaaacagcaaTGTACATTGCCAGTgttatctgagagaaaaaaaaaaaaaaaaaaagtgaatatttaaattctCTCTCCTGCATTGCAGGCTAGAGACAGTAAAAATATGGTCTGTATTTAACATTTGCTCCTAACAGCTCAGGCTGAAGGGAGAAAGGGATGGCAGgtctttctctttcccacaCTTAGAAAGAGAAGGTGAAGAGCTGTTACAGCCAGGCTGTATTTACTCCTGCTGTCCTTAGCgttcctctcctctttcttctctgcagttCTTCCTTAAATAGACTCATTACAGGAACATGCCATGATTTCAGCTACTGGCATCCTCTGATACTGTTATAGCAGCTCAGCAATACAGTTCACCTCGTCCATGTTCTCTATGCAATGGAAGCTCTGCTACACTCTGGGTATTTAATATGAACCTGGCTTCATTTTCTCATCAGAGTAACAGTTTCCCTAATACATTTATAagaatttatcattttttgtctttgatccaaattcctctttctgttctgtttttcttttactctttttgcCTTTACACTGAGAATTTTCCAGTTGTGGCCTTTTAAATCACTAAATAGAACAGAAGGCATCCTCCCAATTAGAAAGACACAGTTATTATTTGCTCcatcatttttatattcataagGAATTTAGGTCTCCGGATAATCTGTGCTGTGTTCTTTAAACATTTCCCAAGTTCTGCGGTGGATTAAGCTTCACAAAAACAGTATAGAGGAAACAGGACTACATACAGGCAGGATGTAACTGCATCAGAAATCAGTTCATGCATAGAGGATGGCACCAAACTAGTCTTAAAAATTAACAACAGGGGAAATTGCTTCTCTAGTTAGCCTTCTCAGTGTTGTTCTTATTAGTGGAGCTTTTTCCTATAATAATCATGGCACTGGGCTTTAGAATATTTcacaacatttttctctcttccactgAAGGTGacataaaagcaaatgttaaaaaaacagaatcctccattattattattattattattataattattattattattaagtattataatttaaaacactGTTAGGATTCTTCTAAACACCTGAAAGGCTTCTTCAGTGCTGTCATTACTGTGTAGTTTCTTCTTTTGGCCCACATATTGTACAACGAAGCATAAAGATTAAGGTCCACACCCTGGAATTATGTTCATTTCCATGCCTTCATAACTGAATTAAATACCTGTCCTGATGTTTCATGGGGTGGGGTATCCTCACTAGGCTTTGAACTGATTCTCTGGTTATTGCATCACTTACGAGCAAATGAACtgaatgtaaaaaacaaaacaaaaccaaaccaaaaaaaacccacatatatatataaaccctCACCTATAAGTTATACATCTATGTAAAATACAGCTAAGTCTGAAACATGTTCTGTCATCAACAGAGCAATACTTTACTTTCAAAGTTGCATCAAACATGATAACGAAGACAGAATTTGTGCTAAGATATTCTCAACTTCCAGCATGCTTCTTGCAGATCATTTTTTGCAGACATAAATGAGAGGAAAACATATACCATAGTGGGATTTGGATTGAGTTAATGATATCATTGTTAGtatcataaaataaaagtctCTTTTAGATGCTAAAGTctagaagaagaaatttcagattCTGCAAGGTAGATTTTAAACTAGTTTTAGTCTGCTAAAATTCTTGAATTCCAGTGAAGCTGTTCCAGCTGACGATTATATGCTTGTTTGAGATTACACTACAACAAACACTAGGCAAGAAACATCCAAGTTACATTCTGGGAGCTGTTCCCAAAGTTGATCCAAAACAACTAATGAGTGCTGGAGAGATTTTTACCAATAACAACTAAGTAAGCTCTGTCATCTACCAGCCCTGTACTCTAAAATTCAGCTGAAGGAATTCAAGTCACATAGTATAGtgcaaaagtaaaagaaaatgttaaatatgcCTTAAAGTAGTATCTTGCTAATGTGGCATAACAACATGGGTCTGTTTTGGAAAAGTATGTTTTTGGATTGAgtcttttgctgctgctgctttattttggaaatgtcaaCTTTATAAAGAAAGAAGTAAGCAAATCAAGTTGATGTACTTTATAAAGATGAGTGAATAGGATCAGATTCTTAATAGTTTATTTACACAGCAACCTGTTCTAACAGGGACCAAAACAACTACACTGCTCTTTGtttgccttaaaaaataattgcatgtaAACATGTAAAATTATTGCGGTGAAGTTTAATGGTAAAATAGCTTCAAGTGATGTTTTGATGATTGAGTAGATATGCTTTTATGAAGGCAATTCTAAATAGAAATTTGGGTTTGGTCCAAATTTCAAAAACCTGATTTTTGCCACTTTATTTGAAGTGAAGTATTTAGTTATGCAAAAGGTATTTGAATGGAGTCAATGACTTCCTAGTTTAAATGCCCCTAACAGGAATTAAGGGTTAAACTAGTTTGATGACTTTAGCCCATTCCAGTAAATAGTAACAAAAAAGTTGCCATGTTAGCAGGAAATAAAGGCCTGGGAGTTTTGttgatgttatttttccttcagattacAGAAGGTAAATTTGAAATACCATCTTTCATCAAATGGATGTTTTATGGATGGAAAAACTGAATCCATGAAAGTTTGTGAACTGAAAACCCTGGTCAGAAGTTGCTTGAGGACAAACAGTAGTAGTACAGCCTGTTTTCACTTGTTACTTATTTCTGCAGATTGACAATTCCCATGGGGTCTATTAACCTATATCTCTGGATACCAGAATATcttcaaatgcatttaaaagcaaacctAATTATCTGCTGCCATTCTGCAGATAGTTTCCAACtcttt comes from Cygnus atratus isolate AKBS03 ecotype Queensland, Australia chromosome Z, CAtr_DNAZoo_HiC_assembly, whole genome shotgun sequence and encodes:
- the NTRK2 gene encoding BDNF/NT-3 growth factors receptor isoform X8, yielding MWIKKFQETKFYTETQDLYCLDDNNKRTALMDMKVPNCDLPSANLSNYNITVVEGKSITLYCDTTGGPPPNVSWVLTNFVSNHESDTSKNPASLTIKNVSSMDSGLWISCVAENIVGEDQASAELTVFFAPNITFIESPTPDHHWCIPFTVKGNPKPTLQWFYEGAILNESEYICTKIHVINQSEYHGCLQLDNPTHLNNGAYTLLAKNEYGEDEKRVDAHFMSVPGDGSGPIVDPDVYEYETTPNDLGDTTNNSNQITSTDVSNKENEDSITVYVVVGIAALVCTGLVIMLIILKFGRHSKFGMKEQVMVTVNNDVHNNSTASDNNRLGFVLFHKIPLDG